From the genome of Ectobacillus sp. JY-23, one region includes:
- a CDS encoding amidohydrolase encodes MNTFWLKNVLLETGYKYEDDVVTETETAQFHLFIEDGTIQNIISANEDLPAEASYYDACGLLVLPSFAEMHIHLNKTYYGGPWKAPTPNPSVFKRIAEEQKLLPEQLRFVKERAKKILNQESSSGTTFVRTHCNIDHSIGLHHLELTMEVLTDYKNKLDGEIVAFPQHGLLRNHAVSLMKEALRTGASLVGGLDPATVDGDIEKSLFTMMDLAVEFNVDIDMHLHDDGSLGTYTMKRLAQLTEEAGWHNRVTISHAFGLGAVSSKEAEDLAETFAALGIRIASTIPVDIPGVPVPLLQAKGVEIQLGTDSLTDHWDPFGTGDMLDKANILAQRFRWIDEKSLGQALPFITKGKCSLDCNGKQQWPRIGDRADFILIKASSAAEVIARKPNKRIVFYKGQSVAGELPPVKMERQN; translated from the coding sequence ATGAATACATTTTGGTTGAAGAATGTCTTACTAGAAACAGGTTATAAATATGAAGATGATGTGGTAACAGAAACAGAGACAGCTCAATTTCATTTATTTATTGAAGATGGAACGATTCAAAATATAATCAGTGCCAATGAAGATTTACCAGCAGAAGCAAGTTATTATGATGCGTGTGGTTTATTAGTGTTGCCTTCGTTTGCTGAAATGCACATTCATCTCAATAAAACTTATTATGGGGGACCCTGGAAAGCCCCAACACCCAATCCAAGCGTTTTTAAAAGAATAGCTGAGGAGCAAAAATTACTTCCTGAGCAGCTGCGTTTTGTTAAGGAAAGAGCGAAGAAAATTTTAAATCAGGAATCCTCTAGTGGGACAACTTTTGTGAGAACACATTGCAATATTGATCATTCTATTGGTTTGCACCACCTTGAGTTAACGATGGAAGTACTAACAGATTACAAGAATAAACTAGACGGGGAAATTGTAGCATTCCCGCAACATGGTTTATTGAGAAATCATGCGGTTTCCTTGATGAAGGAGGCTTTGAGAACCGGTGCAAGCTTAGTCGGCGGATTGGATCCTGCTACTGTAGATGGAGATATTGAAAAATCGTTATTTACGATGATGGATTTGGCAGTAGAATTTAATGTGGATATTGATATGCATCTACATGATGACGGTAGCTTAGGAACGTACACGATGAAGCGCTTAGCGCAACTGACAGAGGAAGCAGGGTGGCACAATCGTGTTACGATTAGTCATGCATTTGGACTAGGAGCAGTTTCTTCAAAAGAAGCTGAGGACTTAGCTGAAACATTTGCAGCGTTAGGTATTCGTATTGCGTCTACTATACCTGTTGATATTCCAGGTGTACCTGTCCCGCTGCTACAGGCTAAAGGTGTTGAGATACAACTTGGTACGGACAGTCTCACAGATCATTGGGATCCATTCGGTACCGGCGATATGTTAGATAAAGCCAATATTCTGGCACAACGCTTTAGGTGGATTGACGAGAAATCATTGGGACAGGCGTTACCATTCATTACAAAAGGAAAGTGTTCGCTTGATTGCAATGGAAAGCAACAATGGCCAAGGATTGGTGATAGGGCGGATTTTATATTAATAAAAGCTTCTTCCGCAGCAGAGGTTATTGCTCGTAAGCCGAACAAACGAATTGTTTTTTACAAAGGGCAATCTGTAGCAGGAGAATTACCTCCAGTAAAAATGGAAAGACAAAACTAA
- a CDS encoding response regulator transcription factor, with protein MKHILIIEDEESIAELQKDYLEINGYQVDVELSGETGMQRALQGGYDLIILDIMLPQINGFEVCKKIRSAVDIPILLVSAKKEEIDKIRGLGLGADDYITKPFSPSELVARVKAHLARYERLAGSGSVQQSNSIYVHGITIDKAARRVYIHNEEVPFTTKEFELLTFFVLHPNQVLSKTQLFESIWGYDSAGDVSTVTVHIRKLREKIERDPAHPQYIETLWGAGYRFNI; from the coding sequence ATGAAGCATATTTTAATTATTGAAGACGAAGAAAGTATCGCAGAATTACAAAAGGATTACCTTGAAATCAATGGATATCAGGTAGATGTAGAACTATCAGGTGAAACCGGGATGCAGCGCGCTTTGCAAGGAGGATACGATTTAATTATTTTGGATATTATGCTGCCTCAAATCAATGGGTTTGAAGTCTGTAAAAAAATAAGATCTGCTGTTGATATACCCATTTTGCTAGTATCGGCAAAGAAAGAAGAAATTGACAAAATACGTGGTCTTGGTTTAGGAGCGGATGACTATATTACTAAACCATTTAGTCCGAGTGAGCTTGTCGCAAGGGTAAAAGCGCATCTCGCTCGATATGAACGATTAGCCGGAAGCGGCTCTGTCCAGCAAAGCAATTCTATATATGTGCATGGCATTACAATCGATAAAGCGGCACGACGTGTCTATATTCACAATGAAGAAGTTCCGTTTACTACAAAAGAATTTGAATTACTTACATTTTTTGTTCTACATCCTAATCAGGTTTTAAGTAAAACACAGCTGTTTGAAAGTATTTGGGGCTATGATTCAGCCGGAGATGTGTCTACAGTTACGGTACATATCCGGAAATTACGTGAGAAAATAGAACGCGATCCCGCACACCCGCAGTACATAGAAACCCTATGGGGAGCAGGGTATCGGTTTAATATATAG
- a CDS encoding sigma-54-dependent Fis family transcriptional regulator, which translates to MKKSLVLIAGSVKTREALHHQLKQLLGDYISINSYAIDEGIAWPLTADVVLYSSEVVKFEANRKLVIETNHSMVGKRTLHHEYIDLLLRIPSGRRVLVVNDDYDAAVELIQSLYRLGIDHIEFFPFKKEQVFYEDIYIAISPGEAHLAPPYMKEVIDIGVRLFDMTTVLEIVKDCGLDESISVIISDRYIRNIIELQRKLMEAEQLTKRVNEHIQNVVDTVDDGILAIDANEIITVFNKGMEAILRVPMEQAIGQPISRILPQREIVEFIRTGIEDNKYFNMNGVDSVVFRFPMLQENRIVVTFKSVSQAFEIEKTAQREFRNQGFVAKYSFEDIIGEHASLIACKQVAKKLALSNHPILIQGETGTGKELFAHAIHKQSNRKNGPFVAVNCSAFTESLLESELFGYEEGTFTGAKKGGKKGLFELADNGTIFLDEIGDISLHVQSHLLRVLQEQEIRRVGGRKIIPINVRVIAATNKNIQKKIEDGSFRSDLFYRLNVLGFHIPSLRLRQQDIPLLIRHFISKSGRWISVEEEVMQTMMEHNWPGNIRELKGVLDYMLAVSDGRSITPKDVPGDRFHSSEQSRALWHTEYNFAKTVLEMREHLCILETIKRCNDAGKAASREYISLQSMEYDAFLSPQQVRLRLTHLQEEGFVVKGKGRAGTKITSAGVDYLRFLKTQQHTTSTIST; encoded by the coding sequence ATGAAGAAATCGCTTGTTTTGATTGCCGGTAGTGTTAAGACGAGAGAAGCCTTACATCATCAATTAAAGCAACTGCTAGGAGATTATATTTCTATTAATAGTTATGCAATCGACGAGGGAATTGCCTGGCCGCTAACAGCAGATGTCGTTTTGTATTCATCTGAAGTTGTGAAATTTGAAGCAAATCGAAAACTGGTAATAGAAACAAATCATAGTATGGTTGGCAAACGAACATTGCATCATGAATATATTGATTTACTATTACGAATTCCAAGTGGCCGCAGAGTATTAGTTGTCAACGATGACTATGATGCGGCGGTAGAGCTCATTCAATCCTTATATAGACTTGGTATTGATCATATTGAGTTTTTTCCGTTTAAAAAAGAGCAGGTATTCTATGAGGATATATACATCGCAATTTCTCCAGGTGAGGCTCATCTTGCACCTCCTTATATGAAAGAAGTTATTGATATAGGCGTACGGTTATTTGATATGACCACAGTGTTAGAGATTGTGAAAGATTGTGGTCTAGATGAAAGTATTTCTGTTATTATTTCCGATCGTTATATTCGTAATATTATTGAATTACAGCGCAAACTCATGGAGGCAGAGCAGCTTACGAAACGTGTAAATGAACATATCCAGAATGTAGTTGATACAGTTGATGATGGTATATTGGCTATTGATGCGAATGAAATCATTACAGTATTTAACAAGGGAATGGAAGCTATTCTTCGGGTACCTATGGAACAAGCGATAGGTCAACCAATCTCTCGTATCTTGCCGCAGCGGGAAATCGTAGAATTTATTCGAACCGGAATAGAGGACAATAAGTACTTTAATATGAATGGAGTGGACAGCGTTGTATTTCGTTTTCCAATGCTGCAGGAAAATCGAATTGTAGTAACGTTTAAGAGTGTAAGCCAAGCGTTTGAAATAGAAAAAACAGCTCAAAGAGAATTTCGAAATCAAGGCTTTGTGGCGAAATATAGCTTTGAAGATATTATTGGTGAGCACGCTTCCTTAATTGCCTGTAAGCAAGTTGCGAAAAAGCTGGCTTTATCCAATCATCCCATTTTGATTCAAGGAGAGACGGGAACGGGCAAAGAGTTGTTTGCGCATGCTATACATAAACAGTCAAACCGAAAAAATGGTCCGTTTGTTGCTGTGAATTGTAGTGCATTTACTGAGAGTTTATTAGAGAGTGAATTATTTGGCTACGAAGAAGGTACATTCACAGGTGCAAAAAAGGGTGGTAAAAAGGGACTATTTGAGCTTGCTGATAATGGTACGATATTTCTCGATGAAATTGGCGATATCAGCTTGCATGTACAGTCGCATCTCTTGCGGGTTTTACAGGAGCAGGAGATACGAAGAGTGGGAGGCAGAAAAATTATCCCAATTAATGTGCGTGTTATTGCTGCCACTAACAAGAACATTCAAAAGAAAATAGAAGACGGTTCGTTTCGTTCGGATTTATTTTATCGGTTAAATGTATTGGGATTTCATATTCCCTCATTACGTCTTCGCCAACAGGACATTCCCCTTCTCATTAGGCACTTTATTTCAAAAAGCGGCAGGTGGATTAGTGTCGAAGAAGAGGTCATGCAAACGATGATGGAGCATAACTGGCCGGGGAATATACGTGAATTAAAAGGTGTACTTGATTATATGCTGGCGGTGTCTGATGGCCGAAGTATTACACCGAAAGATGTGCCGGGAGATCGGTTTCATAGCTCAGAGCAATCACGTGCACTTTGGCATACTGAGTATAATTTTGCAAAAACGGTGCTTGAGATGCGTGAACACTTATGTATATTAGAAACGATTAAACGTTGTAATGATGCAGGAAAAGCTGCAAGCAGAGAATATATCTCATTGCAAAGCATGGAATATGATGCCTTTCTCTCTCCGCAGCAGGTTCGCCTTCGCTTAACGCACTTGCAGGAGGAGGGCTTTGTGGTAAAAGGAAAAGGACGTGCAGGAACGAAAATTACGTCTGCAGGTGTGGACTATTTACGCTTTTTAAAAACACAGCAGCATACAACTTCAACCATATCAACATAA
- a CDS encoding YfcC family protein: protein MKQEVIVTEPKRKREWKLNVFALLLGMLVIATLLTYILPAGEYTRIEQDGRTTVDPNSFKWIDSTPVGLFDMTKSIHTGMVEAANIIFFVLIIGGFFGVLSATGTVDVLIKTMATKLQTREKLLIPVMMLFFAAGGSLMGMAEETLAYIPLLIPLALALGFDTITGTAIVLVGASAGFTTAVMNPFTVGIAQGIAELPTFSGMGYRLALFVIVYLVSVTFVYRYAMKVKKNPSLGFYGKYRTEDANDLLTSKASLSAKHKWILAAFLLNYVVLAFGVIKYQWYITEIASLFVILTIVIAIIGKLSIDRTVKSFTEGSAALISGALVIGISRAILVVLNEGHIVDPMLYEVSESIKHVPGYLSVTGMYTFQTLIHFILASGSGHAMLTMPVMTPLADLLDITRQTAVLSFSFADGIGNIIFPTAGTLMAGLAIAGIPWTKWAKWILPLVAIQFVIGLIAVIIAHAINYGPF, encoded by the coding sequence ATGAAGCAAGAAGTAATCGTTACAGAACCAAAACGTAAAAGAGAATGGAAATTGAACGTTTTTGCTTTACTGCTCGGCATGCTTGTTATCGCGACACTACTAACCTATATTTTACCTGCAGGTGAGTATACGCGTATTGAACAAGACGGCCGCACTACAGTTGATCCAAACTCTTTTAAATGGATTGACTCTACACCAGTCGGATTATTTGATATGACAAAGTCAATTCATACAGGTATGGTGGAAGCTGCTAATATTATCTTCTTTGTACTTATTATTGGTGGATTTTTTGGTGTATTAAGTGCAACAGGCACAGTTGATGTGTTAATTAAAACAATGGCGACGAAACTGCAAACTCGTGAAAAGCTATTAATCCCTGTTATGATGCTATTTTTTGCTGCAGGTGGTTCTTTAATGGGAATGGCGGAAGAAACTCTGGCTTATATTCCTTTATTAATTCCACTAGCTTTAGCGTTAGGTTTTGATACGATTACAGGAACAGCAATTGTATTAGTTGGTGCTTCTGCCGGTTTTACAACAGCAGTTATGAATCCGTTTACAGTAGGGATTGCACAAGGTATCGCAGAGTTGCCTACGTTTTCAGGAATGGGTTATCGTCTTGCCTTATTTGTGATAGTTTACCTTGTTTCTGTTACTTTCGTCTATCGTTATGCGATGAAAGTAAAGAAAAATCCTTCTTTAGGTTTCTACGGGAAATATCGTACTGAAGATGCAAACGATTTGTTAACTTCTAAAGCGTCCTTGAGCGCAAAGCATAAATGGATTCTGGCAGCTTTTCTTCTAAACTATGTAGTACTAGCATTTGGTGTTATTAAATATCAGTGGTATATCACAGAAATTGCTTCTCTGTTTGTAATTTTAACAATTGTAATCGCTATCATCGGTAAACTTTCAATTGATCGCACAGTAAAATCCTTTACAGAAGGTTCTGCAGCTTTAATTAGCGGTGCTTTGGTTATCGGTATTTCTCGTGCCATTCTAGTTGTTTTGAATGAAGGTCATATCGTTGACCCTATGCTATACGAAGTTTCTGAATCAATTAAACATGTACCGGGTTACTTAAGTGTTACTGGTATGTATACATTCCAAACACTGATTCACTTTATTTTAGCATCAGGTAGCGGACATGCCATGCTGACAATGCCAGTTATGACACCACTTGCAGATTTACTTGATATCACACGTCAAACTGCTGTTCTTTCGTTCTCTTTCGCGGATGGCATCGGAAATATTATTTTTCCAACAGCCGGTACATTAATGGCAGGCTTGGCGATTGCGGGTATCCCTTGGACAAAATGGGCAAAGTGGATTCTCCCATTAGTCGCGATTCAATTTGTCATCGGACTGATCGCCGTAATTATTGCACATGCCATTAATTACGGACCTTTTTAA
- the aspA gene encoding aspartate ammonia-lyase, with protein MNATRIERDFLGEKHVPKEAYYGVQTLRALENFPITGYRIHPSLITAIAMVKKACALANMESKRLPSEIGRAIVKAAEEIIDGQLLEQFIVDPIQGGAGTSLNMNMNEVIANRALEMLGRDKGDYAYISPNTHVNMSQSTNDVFPTGIHLAALQMAEALLQTMNKLQEAFAKKGAEFDHIIKMGRTHLQDAVPIRLGQEFEAYSRVLQRDIKRVNISCQHLYEVNIGATAVGTGLNADVRYIEAVVRYLSVISGFPLTSAEHLVDATQNTDAYTEVSAALKVCMMNMSKIANDLRLMASGPRVGLAEIQLPPRQPGSSIMPGKVNPVMAELINQVAFQVIGNDHTICLASEAGQLELNVMEPVLVFNLLQSISIMNNAFEVFRKYCVEGIVANESMLKEYVDNSVGIITAISPHIGYETASRIAQEAVSTGKSVRELCLLYNVLDESTLDAILNPYAMTHPSPSVIGQLSS; from the coding sequence GTGAATGCTACACGCATCGAGCGAGATTTCTTAGGAGAAAAGCATGTTCCGAAAGAGGCTTATTACGGGGTGCAAACATTGCGTGCTTTAGAAAACTTTCCTATCACGGGCTATCGTATTCACCCATCTTTAATTACAGCGATTGCCATGGTCAAGAAAGCATGTGCCTTGGCGAATATGGAATCGAAGCGATTGCCATCCGAAATAGGAAGAGCCATTGTCAAAGCAGCAGAAGAAATTATCGACGGACAGTTGCTGGAGCAGTTTATCGTCGATCCCATCCAAGGCGGTGCAGGAACTTCTCTCAACATGAACATGAATGAGGTGATTGCCAATCGTGCACTTGAAATGCTGGGAAGAGATAAAGGCGATTATGCTTATATAAGCCCCAATACCCATGTCAACATGTCACAGTCCACCAACGATGTATTTCCGACTGGCATTCACCTTGCAGCACTACAGATGGCGGAAGCATTATTGCAAACCATGAATAAGCTACAAGAAGCTTTTGCTAAAAAAGGTGCTGAGTTTGATCATATTATTAAAATGGGACGTACGCACCTGCAAGACGCAGTACCTATTCGTCTGGGACAAGAATTCGAAGCTTACAGTCGTGTATTACAACGAGATATTAAACGTGTGAATATCTCATGTCAGCACTTATATGAAGTCAATATCGGTGCTACGGCAGTTGGTACAGGTCTAAATGCCGATGTTCGCTATATTGAGGCTGTTGTACGGTATTTATCTGTTATTAGCGGTTTTCCTTTAACAAGCGCTGAGCATCTCGTGGATGCCACGCAAAACACAGATGCTTATACAGAGGTTTCTGCTGCTCTTAAGGTATGCATGATGAATATGTCTAAAATTGCCAATGATTTACGACTTATGGCCTCAGGACCACGGGTGGGCTTAGCAGAAATTCAGCTTCCGCCGCGACAACCAGGTTCTTCTATCATGCCTGGCAAAGTGAATCCTGTTATGGCGGAATTAATCAATCAAGTTGCGTTTCAGGTAATTGGTAACGACCATACCATTTGTTTAGCATCTGAGGCTGGTCAGCTGGAGCTGAATGTAATGGAGCCCGTTCTCGTTTTCAATCTTCTACAGTCTATCAGTATCATGAATAATGCCTTTGAGGTCTTCAGAAAGTATTGTGTAGAAGGCATTGTAGCTAATGAAAGCATGCTGAAGGAATATGTAGACAACAGTGTTGGCATCATTACAGCAATCAGTCCCCATATCGGATACGAAACAGCTTCACGTATTGCACAAGAAGCTGTTTCAACCGGAAAATCGGTCCGTGAACTGTGCTTGCTTTACAATGTTCTTGATGAGAGTACGTTAGATGCTATTTTAAATCCTTATGCGATGACACACCCTTCTCCATCTGTGATTGGGCAGTTATCATCCTAA
- a CDS encoding P1 family peptidase, whose product MKKERIREYGIKIGRLQPGSRNAITDVEGITVGHVTLSEGDMQTGVTAIVPHQGNIFREKLVASSHVINGVGKTLGTIQIEELGTLETPIVLTNTLSVGIAADALIEYMLDDTPEIGRTTGSVNPVVCECNDMLLNDIRAGFVTKEHVLQALRNTSVEVEEGAVGAGTGMLCYSLKGGIGTASRMMEMEHGTYTMGVLILTNFGILSDLRVDGKAVGEELRDAILHSWEEKDKGSVIIIVATDLPVSERQLKRIIKRTVVGLSRTGSIITTGSGEVVIGFSTANTIPHQQKQLRKLSIVPEDDLDVAFRAISEATEEAVLNALIAATPVVGRDKNERPALYDLLQEYGISLK is encoded by the coding sequence TTGAAGAAAGAGAGAATAAGAGAGTATGGCATTAAAATTGGGCGGCTACAGCCAGGCTCTCGCAATGCGATTACTGATGTAGAGGGTATCACAGTAGGACATGTTACGTTAAGTGAGGGAGATATGCAAACAGGGGTAACAGCTATTGTCCCTCATCAAGGTAACATATTTCGAGAAAAGCTTGTCGCTTCTAGTCATGTGATTAACGGTGTTGGAAAAACGCTCGGAACGATTCAGATTGAGGAACTGGGTACGCTCGAAACACCTATCGTGTTAACCAATACGTTAAGTGTTGGCATCGCGGCAGATGCTCTGATTGAATATATGCTAGATGACACGCCTGAAATTGGCAGAACGACAGGAAGTGTGAATCCTGTCGTCTGTGAATGTAACGACATGCTTTTGAACGATATCCGTGCCGGGTTTGTTACAAAAGAGCATGTGCTACAAGCTCTTCGAAATACTTCAGTAGAGGTTGAAGAAGGAGCAGTCGGGGCTGGGACTGGCATGCTTTGTTATTCATTAAAGGGAGGGATTGGGACGGCTTCTAGAATGATGGAGATGGAGCATGGCACATATACAATGGGGGTACTGATCCTTACTAATTTTGGAATTCTAAGTGATTTACGTGTCGATGGAAAAGCAGTGGGAGAAGAATTGCGCGATGCTATCTTGCACTCTTGGGAAGAAAAAGACAAGGGCTCTGTTATTATAATTGTGGCCACAGATCTGCCCGTATCTGAAAGACAATTAAAGCGCATTATAAAAAGAACAGTGGTTGGTTTATCGCGAACAGGATCAATCATTACAACCGGTAGCGGTGAAGTGGTAATCGGTTTTTCAACCGCTAATACAATTCCGCATCAACAAAAGCAGCTGCGTAAGCTTTCTATTGTTCCTGAGGATGACTTGGATGTAGCTTTTCGAGCTATCAGCGAGGCGACAGAGGAAGCGGTTTTAAATGCGTTAATTGCTGCGACACCTGTTGTTGGAAGGGACAAAAATGAAAGACCCGCACTGTATGATTTGCTACAGGAATATGGTATCTCTTTAAAGTAA
- a CDS encoding cell wall metabolism sensor histidine kinase WalK: MSIKTKFLLSYIVVICISIILMFAAGFLILFTITGDAKSVKYFYKNSHINKPLSAAEESAYLDLKFLAKHTPNELLDMKHVENRPSVEVVIRKGHNVTYASSPLNRNAVSKALPDFEEGNIRIRDTMQVNDTFYTYVKFDFFFPDNEEGSIFVLRKISSYTELVRNLFPILFGLLLLFLIVTLGAVNYIVSRSIIRPLLILKRGTERIWEGDLNFKLYGNSQDEVGQLTQSFEEMRKKLKESIELQLQYEESRKELLSNISHDLKTPITSIIGYVEGIRDGIANTKEKMDKYLTTIYTKAKDLDALIEELFLFSKLDLQRIPFVFEKVNISQYVQDYAEELQLDLQEQGIEVIVKHSCSTPIDVELDREKIKRVFSNLVHNSVKYMEKEQKQIQISLHEDLDAVTVQVSDNGPGIHSAELPYIFERFYRVEQSRSKQTGGSGLGLAIAKQIVQGHGGTIWANSEEGKGLDVFFTLPKAKREDTV, translated from the coding sequence ATGTCAATTAAAACAAAATTTTTACTATCCTATATCGTAGTGATATGTATATCCATTATTTTAATGTTCGCTGCAGGCTTTTTAATATTGTTTACAATTACAGGAGATGCAAAATCGGTAAAATATTTCTATAAAAACTCTCATATTAATAAACCGCTAAGTGCGGCTGAGGAAAGCGCATATTTGGATTTGAAATTTTTAGCGAAGCATACACCGAATGAGCTATTAGACATGAAACATGTTGAGAATAGACCTAGTGTTGAAGTTGTGATTCGAAAGGGTCATAACGTCACATATGCATCATCACCATTAAACCGAAATGCAGTTTCAAAAGCGTTACCCGATTTTGAAGAAGGTAACATTCGTATACGAGATACGATGCAAGTGAATGATACCTTTTACACATACGTAAAATTTGATTTTTTCTTTCCTGATAACGAAGAAGGAAGTATATTTGTGCTTCGTAAGATTAGCTCATATACAGAGCTTGTCCGAAATCTATTTCCCATTCTATTTGGCTTACTGTTGCTGTTTTTAATTGTGACGCTGGGAGCGGTCAATTATATCGTTTCGAGGAGCATTATTAGACCGTTACTCATCTTAAAGAGAGGCACTGAACGCATTTGGGAAGGTGATTTAAACTTCAAGCTATATGGGAATTCTCAAGATGAAGTTGGGCAGCTTACACAATCCTTTGAGGAAATGAGAAAAAAGTTAAAAGAATCCATCGAACTGCAGCTGCAGTACGAGGAAAGTAGAAAAGAGCTGCTCTCTAATATTTCACATGATTTAAAAACTCCAATTACATCCATTATTGGTTATGTAGAAGGCATTCGTGATGGCATAGCAAATACGAAAGAGAAAATGGATAAATATTTAACTACAATTTATACAAAAGCTAAGGATTTGGATGCTCTAATTGAAGAATTATTTTTATTTTCAAAGCTTGATCTACAAAGGATACCATTTGTATTTGAGAAGGTGAATATCTCTCAGTATGTGCAGGATTATGCAGAAGAGCTGCAATTAGATTTGCAAGAACAAGGAATAGAGGTTATCGTAAAACACTCATGTTCCACTCCTATTGATGTAGAACTAGATCGTGAAAAAATCAAACGTGTATTCTCTAACTTAGTGCATAATAGCGTGAAGTATATGGAAAAGGAGCAGAAGCAAATTCAGATTTCTTTACATGAAGATTTAGATGCTGTTACCGTGCAAGTGTCAGATAATGGACCGGGTATTCATTCTGCAGAACTACCGTATATCTTTGAACGTTTTTACCGAGTAGAGCAATCAAGAAGCAAGCAAACAGGCGGAAGTGGTCTCGGCCTGGCGATTGCAAAACAAATTGTACAGGGGCATGGTGGTACAATCTGGGCTAATAGTGAAGAGGGAAAAGGATTGGATGTATTCTTTACTTTACCGAAAGCAAAGAGGGAGGATACAGTATGA
- the iadA gene encoding beta-aspartyl-peptidase translates to MLTLIKNGYVYAPNEIGYKDVLIAGGKIAYLGDNLTVPDDFPVQVIDATDLLVVPGFIDSHVHIIGGGGEGGFKTRTPELMLSDLTTSGITTVIGVLGTDGTTRKMEDLLAKARALEEEGVSCWIHTGSYQVPVKTLTGRIEEDIILIDKIIGVGEIAISDHRSSEPTFEEFVKIATAARNGGILSGKAGLLEIHLGDGKEKLALLHEVADRTNIPIRHFHPTHINRNEELFQGGIDYAKRGGYVDFTTSTIPQFLEEGEVKCSTALRLMLEEGVPVGCITFSSDGQASLPLFDATGEYQGLQVGKVSSLFQEVRDAVLIEGIPLETALQVITANPAQVLRLNQKGCLQVEKDADLVLLTKDTLQIDTVIAQGKVMVKHGQTLVKGTFE, encoded by the coding sequence TTGCTTACATTAATAAAAAACGGATATGTATATGCACCCAATGAGATCGGATATAAAGATGTTTTAATTGCAGGCGGGAAAATTGCATATTTGGGCGACAATCTTACAGTCCCTGATGATTTTCCCGTTCAAGTTATCGATGCAACAGACTTACTTGTAGTTCCGGGATTCATTGATTCACATGTTCACATCATTGGCGGGGGCGGGGAGGGCGGCTTTAAAACCCGCACCCCGGAGCTCATGTTAAGTGACCTCACCACATCTGGTATTACAACTGTAATTGGTGTCCTAGGAACTGATGGTACAACCCGCAAAATGGAAGATTTACTGGCAAAAGCACGGGCTTTAGAGGAAGAAGGCGTTTCCTGCTGGATTCATACAGGTTCTTATCAAGTACCAGTAAAAACATTAACAGGTCGAATTGAAGAAGACATTATCTTGATTGATAAAATTATTGGTGTCGGCGAGATTGCTATTTCCGACCACCGCTCTTCTGAACCTACCTTTGAAGAGTTTGTCAAAATTGCCACTGCGGCGCGAAACGGCGGCATTTTATCAGGTAAAGCTGGACTGCTGGAAATTCATTTGGGAGATGGAAAAGAAAAGTTAGCTTTACTTCACGAAGTAGCGGATCGCACCAATATTCCGATTCGTCATTTTCATCCCACTCATATCAACCGAAATGAAGAGTTGTTCCAGGGTGGCATTGACTATGCCAAACGCGGTGGATATGTGGATTTCACAACAAGCACCATTCCTCAGTTTTTAGAGGAAGGTGAAGTAAAATGTAGTACTGCCCTGCGCCTTATGCTGGAAGAAGGTGTTCCAGTTGGATGTATCACCTTCTCTTCAGATGGGCAAGCAAGCCTTCCATTATTTGATGCAACTGGTGAGTATCAAGGCCTACAGGTCGGAAAAGTGTCTTCTCTGTTCCAAGAAGTACGTGACGCCGTTTTGATTGAAGGGATACCGCTGGAAACTGCTCTTCAAGTTATAACAGCTAATCCTGCACAAGTGTTAAGGCTAAACCAAAAAGGATGCCTGCAAGTTGAAAAGGATGCTGATCTTGTGCTCCTGACAAAAGATACATTACAAATCGATACAGTCATTGCACAAGGGAAAGTTATGGTAAAGCACGGCCAAACACTCGTAAAAGGAACTTTCGAATAA